Proteins encoded together in one Streptomyces sp. NBC_01216 window:
- the topA gene encoding type I DNA topoisomerase, with the protein MSPTSETAEGGRRLVIVESPAKAKTIKGYLGPGYVVEASVGHIRDLPSGAAEVPEKYTGEVRRLGVDVEHDFQPIYVVNADKKAQVRKLKELLAESDELFLATDEDREGEAIAWHLQEVLKPKVPVHRMVFHEITKDAIRAAVANPRELNQRMVDAQETRRILDRLYGYEVSPVLWKKVMPKLSAGRVQSVATRLVVERERERVAFRSAEYWDLTGTFSTSPGDAGAALAGGGSGEPSSLVARLATVDGRRVAQGRDFGADGRLKSSQVLHLDETNARALAAALAETSFAVRSVESKPYRRSPYAPFRTTTLQQEASRKLGFGAKATMQVAQKLYENGFITYMRTDSTILSDTAVAAARAQVTQLYGADYLPEKPRVYAGKVKNAQEAHEAIRPSGDRFRTPAETGLTGEQFRLYELIWKRTVASQMKDATGDSVTVKIGGVSSDGRDAEFTASGKTITFHGFMKAYVEGADDPNAELDDRERRLPQVTQGDPLSAREMTADGHATKPPARYTEATLVKELEEREIGRPSTYASIIGTILDRGYVFKKGTALVPSFLSFAVVNLLETHFGRLVDYDFTARMEDDLDRIARGEAQSVPWLRRFYFGEGGQDDGAGAADAGNGDGDHLGGLKELVTDLGAIDAREISSFPVGNGIVLRVGRYGPYVERGEKETEGHQRADVPDDLAPDELTVEHAEELLAKPSGDFELGTDPVSGHQIVAKDGRYGPYVTEILPEGTPKTGKNAVKPRTASLFKSMALDTVTLDEALRLMSLPRVVGTDAEGVEITAQNGRYGPYLKKGTDSRSLTEEEQLFTITLEEALAIYAQPKQRGRAAAKPPLKELGVDPVSEKPVVVKDGRFGPYVTDGETNATLRTADSVETITPERGFELLAEKRAKGPAKKTAKKATAKKTAAKKTTAKKTTAAKKTTAAKKTTAAKKTTAGTTATKATATKATAAKKTAAAAKKSADGPE; encoded by the coding sequence TTGTCCCCGACCAGCGAGACCGCAGAGGGCGGCCGCCGACTCGTCATCGTCGAGTCGCCTGCCAAGGCGAAGACGATCAAGGGCTACCTCGGCCCCGGATACGTCGTCGAGGCGAGCGTCGGGCACATCCGTGACCTGCCCAGTGGTGCCGCCGAGGTACCGGAGAAGTACACCGGCGAGGTGCGCCGTCTCGGGGTCGACGTCGAGCACGACTTCCAGCCCATCTACGTCGTCAACGCCGACAAGAAGGCACAGGTCAGGAAGCTCAAGGAGCTGCTGGCCGAGTCCGACGAACTCTTCCTCGCCACCGATGAGGACCGCGAGGGCGAGGCCATCGCGTGGCACCTCCAGGAAGTCCTGAAGCCCAAGGTCCCGGTCCACCGGATGGTCTTCCACGAGATCACCAAGGACGCGATCCGGGCGGCCGTCGCCAACCCGCGCGAGCTGAACCAGCGCATGGTCGACGCCCAGGAGACCCGTCGCATCCTGGACCGGCTGTACGGCTACGAGGTCTCGCCGGTCCTGTGGAAGAAGGTCATGCCGAAGCTGTCGGCGGGCCGCGTGCAGTCGGTCGCCACCCGGCTCGTCGTCGAGCGGGAGCGCGAGCGCGTGGCCTTCCGGTCCGCCGAGTACTGGGACCTGACCGGCACGTTCTCCACTTCCCCCGGTGACGCCGGAGCCGCCCTCGCCGGGGGCGGCTCCGGCGAACCCTCGTCGCTGGTCGCTCGGCTGGCCACGGTCGACGGCCGGCGGGTCGCGCAGGGCCGGGACTTCGGTGCCGACGGCCGGCTGAAGTCCTCCCAGGTGCTCCACCTGGACGAGACGAACGCGCGTGCCCTGGCCGCGGCGCTGGCCGAGACCTCCTTCGCCGTCCGCTCGGTCGAGTCGAAGCCGTACCGGCGCTCCCCCTACGCCCCGTTCCGGACCACCACCCTCCAGCAGGAGGCGAGCCGCAAGCTCGGCTTCGGCGCGAAGGCGACCATGCAGGTCGCGCAGAAGCTGTACGAGAACGGCTTCATCACCTACATGCGTACCGACTCCACGATCCTGTCCGACACCGCCGTGGCGGCGGCCCGGGCGCAGGTCACGCAGCTGTACGGTGCCGACTACCTGCCGGAGAAGCCGCGCGTCTACGCCGGCAAGGTCAAGAACGCGCAGGAGGCGCACGAGGCGATCCGCCCCTCGGGTGATCGTTTCCGCACCCCGGCGGAGACCGGTCTGACCGGCGAGCAGTTCCGGCTCTACGAACTCATCTGGAAGCGGACCGTCGCCTCCCAGATGAAGGACGCCACGGGTGACTCGGTCACCGTCAAGATCGGCGGAGTCTCCTCCGACGGACGCGACGCCGAGTTCACGGCCTCCGGAAAGACGATCACCTTCCACGGCTTCATGAAGGCGTACGTCGAGGGAGCCGACGACCCCAACGCGGAGCTGGACGACCGTGAGCGCAGGCTCCCGCAGGTCACCCAGGGCGACCCGCTGTCGGCGCGGGAGATGACCGCGGACGGCCACGCCACCAAGCCGCCGGCCCGCTACACCGAGGCCACGCTCGTCAAGGAACTGGAAGAGCGCGAGATCGGCCGCCCGTCGACCTACGCGTCGATCATCGGCACGATCCTGGACCGCGGCTACGTCTTCAAGAAGGGGACGGCCCTCGTCCCGTCGTTCCTGAGCTTCGCCGTGGTCAATCTGCTGGAGACCCACTTCGGCCGGCTCGTGGACTACGACTTCACGGCCAGGATGGAGGACGACCTCGACCGCATCGCGCGGGGCGAGGCCCAGTCCGTGCCGTGGCTCAGGCGCTTCTACTTCGGCGAGGGCGGCCAGGACGACGGCGCCGGCGCGGCGGACGCGGGCAACGGTGACGGCGACCACCTCGGCGGTCTGAAGGAACTGGTCACGGACCTCGGCGCGATCGACGCGCGCGAGATCTCCTCCTTCCCGGTCGGCAACGGCATCGTGCTGCGCGTCGGGCGCTACGGCCCGTACGTCGAGCGCGGCGAGAAGGAAACCGAGGGACACCAGCGGGCGGACGTCCCCGACGACCTCGCTCCGGACGAGCTGACCGTCGAGCACGCCGAGGAACTGCTCGCCAAGCCGAGCGGTGACTTCGAACTCGGCACCGACCCCGTCAGCGGGCACCAGATCGTGGCCAAGGACGGCCGCTACGGCCCGTACGTCACCGAGATCCTTCCCGAGGGCACGCCGAAGACCGGCAAGAACGCGGTCAAGCCGCGCACGGCCTCGCTGTTCAAGTCGATGGCACTGGACACCGTGACCCTCGACGAGGCGCTGAGGCTGATGTCGCTGCCGCGCGTGGTGGGGACCGACGCCGAGGGCGTCGAGATCACCGCGCAGAACGGCCGCTACGGCCCGTACCTCAAGAAGGGCACGGACTCGCGGTCGCTGACGGAGGAGGAGCAGCTCTTCACGATCACGCTGGAGGAGGCGCTCGCGATCTACGCGCAGCCCAAGCAGCGCGGGCGTGCCGCCGCCAAGCCGCCACTGAAGGAGCTCGGCGTCGACCCGGTCAGCGAGAAGCCGGTCGTGGTCAAGGACGGCCGCTTCGGTCCTTACGTGACCGACGGAGAGACCAACGCGACCCTGCGGACCGCCGACAGCGTCGAGACGATCACTCCGGAGCGCGGGTTCGAACTGCTGGCGGAGAAGCGCGCCAAGGGACCGGCCAAGAAGACGGCGAAGAAGGCCACGGCCAAGAAGACGGCCGCGAAGAAGACCACCGCGAAGAAGACCACGGCCGCGAAGAAGACCACGGCCGCGAAGAAGACCACGGCCGCGAAGAAGACCACGGCCGGGACGACGGCGACGAAGGCCACCGCCACGAAGGCCACGGCGGCCAAGAAGACCGCCGCCGCGGCGAAGAAGTCGGCGGACGGGCCGGAGTAG
- the tmk gene encoding dTMP kinase has translation MTRAEQTDSGAALVADSRERAVRALLRHRPLRRLWSAQFVGGTGDALALLVLVLLGLQSAVSEGSFGGGYQGAALAVATVVGARLLAGVLFGAVLLGPLTTLTGPAGVLDRRWTMIGADALRAALLVVAPLWIDWTPGKAPWFLLGTVFVTGAAERLWTVCREGAAPALLPASPLEGAAVRPLPDHLDTLRRLTLRTNFLAVPAAAAVLLVATLVGDLLGTGIEWFSLHQAALGSYVAAGLFAASVSVLAALTLPGGKTPRPRSPLEGLRRPRTDQGKENGRTGALPILVLACATVAAAVTAAAAVSVLHAGDLGGGPVTFALLILALSGATGVGIRTAGSVLTVLSRRRLLALAIALNGVALLAMGLVTDTTTVLLLAVLAGYAAGVAAHTGHTLIDQETEEARRPRATEHLQAVVRVAMAFAALVAPLLAAVIGRHRLGSGSFVFAHGGAAFTLMLVGALLLPVAALVLARTDDRAGVSLRRDLRDALRGADPVQAPAPTGFFIALEGGDGAGKSTQAQALADWIRAKGHEVVVTREPGATPIGKRLRSILLDVSSAGLSHRAEALLYAADRAEHVDSLVKPALERGAVVISDRYIDSSVAYQGAGRDLSPTEIARISRWATGGLVPHLTVLLDVSPETARERFTEAPDRLESEPPEFHERVRAGFLTLAAGDPGRYIVVDAGQEPEAVTTVVRHRLDRMLPLSEAEVKAREEARRKAEEEARRRAEEEAARKAEEERLERERQEQLAKLRAEEEERKRREEEEARQREAERQAEEVRRRAEEARLAAEEERRRREAEEKVRREEEERRREQAEEEARLREEAEERRREKQRKAEEALLRAEEARRLAEAAAAKAAEEAAREAVAEAERKAAAEAAAAKAAAEAKAAEDAKAAEATRMAEEARAAEAARAAEAARLADAEEKAKAAEAARARKAEQDARAAAEVSANEVTVPTPVVRPDDITQPVPTVSPNEVTVRTPLVKPQEQTRPEEETAVLPSVRDAADTAVLPPVRDTDPAHRVPPGFFRDEEDEPTGAGDRTRELPQVDERGRPRRRSDWAEETPLDDLPTLADELFGPHDDEDDSRPPRR, from the coding sequence ATGACGCGAGCAGAGCAGACGGACTCCGGTGCCGCACTTGTCGCAGATTCCAGGGAACGTGCCGTGCGGGCGCTGCTGCGCCACCGGCCTCTCCGACGCTTGTGGAGCGCGCAGTTCGTCGGGGGGACGGGGGACGCCCTCGCCCTGCTCGTCCTGGTTCTGCTCGGCCTTCAGTCGGCCGTGTCCGAAGGCTCGTTCGGCGGCGGCTACCAAGGAGCGGCCCTCGCCGTCGCCACCGTCGTCGGCGCCCGGCTGCTGGCCGGCGTGCTCTTCGGGGCCGTCCTTCTCGGCCCGCTCACCACCCTCACCGGCCCCGCGGGAGTCCTCGACCGGCGCTGGACCATGATCGGGGCCGACGCCCTGCGGGCCGCGCTGCTCGTCGTCGCCCCGCTGTGGATCGACTGGACTCCCGGCAAGGCACCGTGGTTCCTGCTCGGCACCGTGTTCGTCACCGGCGCGGCCGAGCGCCTGTGGACCGTGTGCCGCGAAGGCGCCGCTCCCGCGCTGCTGCCCGCGTCACCGCTGGAGGGCGCCGCCGTACGCCCCCTGCCGGACCACCTGGACACGCTGCGCCGTCTGACGCTGCGCACGAACTTCCTCGCCGTCCCGGCCGCCGCGGCCGTCCTGCTCGTCGCCACCCTCGTCGGCGACCTGCTCGGCACCGGCATCGAGTGGTTCTCCCTGCACCAGGCCGCTCTCGGCTCGTACGTCGCCGCCGGCCTGTTCGCCGCCTCCGTCTCCGTCCTCGCCGCCCTCACACTGCCCGGCGGGAAGACGCCGAGGCCCCGCTCGCCCCTGGAGGGACTGCGCCGCCCCCGCACGGACCAGGGCAAGGAGAACGGCCGTACCGGAGCCCTGCCGATCCTCGTCCTCGCGTGTGCCACCGTCGCCGCTGCCGTCACCGCCGCGGCGGCCGTCTCCGTCCTCCACGCGGGCGACCTCGGCGGCGGACCCGTCACCTTCGCACTCCTGATCCTCGCGCTCAGCGGGGCCACCGGTGTCGGCATCCGTACCGCCGGCTCCGTGCTCACCGTCCTGTCCCGCCGTCGCCTCCTCGCCCTCGCGATCGCCCTGAACGGCGTCGCGCTCCTCGCGATGGGCCTGGTGACCGACACGACGACCGTGCTGCTGCTGGCCGTTCTCGCCGGTTACGCCGCCGGAGTCGCCGCCCACACCGGCCACACCCTGATCGACCAGGAGACCGAGGAGGCCCGCAGGCCCCGGGCCACCGAACACCTCCAGGCCGTCGTCCGGGTCGCCATGGCCTTCGCCGCGCTGGTCGCCCCGCTGCTCGCGGCCGTGATCGGCCGGCACCGCCTCGGCTCGGGCAGCTTCGTCTTCGCCCATGGCGGCGCCGCCTTCACCCTGATGCTGGTCGGCGCGCTGCTGCTGCCGGTCGCCGCCCTCGTCCTGGCCAGGACCGACGACCGTGCCGGCGTTTCGCTGCGTCGCGACCTGCGCGACGCGCTGCGCGGTGCCGACCCCGTCCAGGCACCCGCCCCCACCGGCTTCTTCATCGCCCTGGAGGGCGGCGACGGCGCCGGCAAGTCCACCCAGGCCCAGGCACTCGCCGACTGGATCCGCGCCAAGGGCCACGAGGTCGTCGTCACCCGCGAGCCGGGTGCCACACCCATCGGCAAGCGCCTGCGCTCGATCCTGCTCGACGTGTCCAGCGCCGGACTGTCCCACCGCGCCGAGGCGCTGCTGTACGCGGCCGATCGCGCCGAGCACGTCGACTCCCTGGTCAAGCCCGCCCTGGAACGCGGCGCCGTCGTCATCTCCGACCGTTACATCGACTCCTCCGTGGCCTACCAGGGCGCCGGACGCGACCTGTCGCCGACCGAGATCGCTCGGATCAGCCGCTGGGCGACGGGCGGGCTCGTGCCGCACCTGACCGTCCTGCTGGACGTCTCCCCGGAGACCGCGCGGGAACGGTTCACCGAGGCACCCGACCGGCTGGAGTCCGAGCCGCCGGAGTTCCACGAGCGGGTGCGGGCCGGCTTCCTCACCCTGGCCGCCGGGGACCCGGGCCGCTATATCGTCGTCGACGCCGGCCAGGAACCCGAAGCCGTCACCACCGTCGTACGCCACCGGCTCGACCGGATGCTGCCGTTGTCCGAGGCCGAGGTGAAGGCCCGGGAGGAGGCCCGCCGCAAGGCCGAGGAGGAGGCCCGTCGGCGCGCCGAGGAAGAGGCCGCGCGCAAGGCGGAGGAAGAGCGACTGGAGCGCGAGCGCCAGGAGCAGCTCGCCAAGCTCCGTGCCGAGGAGGAGGAGCGCAAGCGCCGCGAGGAGGAGGAGGCGCGGCAGCGCGAGGCCGAGCGGCAGGCCGAGGAGGTCCGCCGTCGCGCCGAGGAGGCCAGGCTGGCCGCCGAGGAGGAGCGTAGGCGGCGCGAGGCCGAGGAGAAGGTACGCCGTGAGGAGGAGGAACGCCGCCGCGAGCAGGCCGAGGAAGAGGCCCGGCTGCGTGAGGAGGCGGAGGAGCGTCGCCGCGAGAAGCAGCGCAAGGCCGAGGAGGCCCTGCTGCGCGCCGAGGAGGCGAGGCGGCTTGCCGAGGCCGCGGCGGCGAAGGCCGCCGAGGAGGCAGCCCGCGAGGCCGTCGCCGAAGCGGAACGGAAGGCGGCGGCCGAGGCAGCCGCCGCGAAGGCCGCGGCCGAGGCGAAGGCGGCCGAGGACGCGAAGGCCGCCGAGGCCACCAGGATGGCGGAGGAGGCACGGGCCGCGGAGGCGGCGCGGGCTGCCGAGGCGGCGCGCCTCGCGGACGCCGAGGAGAAGGCGAAGGCCGCGGAGGCCGCCCGCGCACGCAAGGCCGAGCAGGACGCCAGGGCCGCGGCGGAGGTATCGGCCAACGAGGTGACCGTACCCACACCGGTCGTGCGGCCCGACGACATCACACAGCCCGTGCCGACCGTCTCACCGAACGAGGTCACGGTCCGCACGCCGCTCGTGAAGCCGCAGGAGCAGACGCGTCCCGAGGAGGAGACCGCCGTGCTCCCGTCGGTCCGGGACGCGGCCGACACCGCGGTCCTGCCGCCCGTCCGGGACACCGACCCGGCCCACCGGGTGCCGCCGGGGTTCTTCCGTGACGAGGAGGACGAACCGACGGGGGCCGGCGACCGCACCCGTGAACTGCCCCAGGTCGACGAGCGGGGCCGCCCGCGCCGCCGCTCCGACTGGGCCGAGGAGACGCCGCTCGACGACCTGCCGACCCTGGCGGACGAACTGTTCGGCCCGCACGACGACGAGGACGACAGCCGGCCCCCGCGCCGCTGA
- a CDS encoding DNA polymerase III subunit delta': protein MAVWDDLVGQARVEEQLAAAARDADALVTAQATGGSGPEASKMTHAWLFTGPPGAGRATAARAFAAALQCVSPDRALGGAPGCGFCDGCHTALIGTHADVEVVRTDLLSIGVKETRDLVRRAQLSPANGRWQVIVLEDADRLTEGAGNVLLKAVEEPAPRTVWLLCAPSLEDVLPTIRSRCRHLTLGTPPVDAVADVLVRRDGIDPAVAQAAARATQGHIDRARRLATDERARSRRSVVLKLPLRTDDIGACLKAAQELVDAAGEEARQRAEETDVKETEELKAALGGGQGGRMPRGTAGAMKELEERQKRRKTRSQRDSLDLALTDLTGFYRDVLALQLRARTALANEDVRDAVERIARDTTPERTLRRIEAVLACRDALDRNVAPLLAVEAMTMALRD from the coding sequence ATGGCCGTATGGGACGACCTGGTCGGACAGGCGCGGGTCGAGGAACAGCTCGCCGCCGCCGCGCGCGACGCCGACGCGCTCGTCACCGCCCAGGCCACCGGCGGTTCCGGCCCCGAGGCGTCCAAGATGACGCACGCCTGGCTGTTCACCGGCCCCCCGGGCGCCGGGCGGGCGACGGCGGCGCGCGCGTTCGCCGCCGCCCTTCAGTGCGTGAGCCCCGACCGGGCCCTCGGCGGGGCGCCCGGCTGCGGCTTCTGCGACGGCTGCCACACCGCCCTGATCGGCACCCACGCCGACGTCGAGGTCGTGCGCACCGACCTGCTCTCCATCGGCGTCAAGGAGACCCGCGACCTGGTCCGGCGGGCCCAGCTCTCACCCGCCAACGGCCGCTGGCAGGTGATCGTCCTGGAAGACGCGGACCGGCTCACCGAGGGTGCCGGAAACGTACTCCTGAAGGCGGTCGAGGAGCCCGCGCCGCGCACCGTGTGGCTGCTCTGCGCACCGTCCCTGGAGGACGTGCTGCCCACCATCCGCTCCCGCTGCCGCCACCTGACGCTGGGCACACCGCCGGTGGACGCCGTCGCCGACGTCCTCGTGCGCCGGGACGGCATCGACCCGGCCGTCGCCCAGGCCGCGGCCCGCGCCACCCAGGGCCACATCGACCGTGCCCGCCGGCTGGCCACGGACGAGCGGGCCCGGTCCCGCCGTTCGGTCGTCCTCAAACTGCCCCTGCGGACCGACGACATCGGAGCCTGCCTCAAAGCCGCCCAGGAACTGGTCGACGCGGCCGGCGAGGAGGCCAGACAGAGGGCGGAGGAGACCGACGTCAAGGAGACCGAGGAACTGAAGGCCGCCCTCGGCGGAGGCCAGGGCGGACGCATGCCCCGCGGCACGGCGGGTGCCATGAAAGAGCTGGAAGAGCGTCAGAAGCGGCGCAAGACGCGTTCGCAGCGCGACAGCCTGGACCTCGCGCTCACCGACCTCACCGGCTTCTACCGCGACGTACTGGCGCTGCAGCTGAGAGCACGTACGGCCCTGGCCAACGAGGACGTGCGGGACGCGGTCGAAAGGATCGCCCGGGACACCACCCCGGAGCGGACACTGCGTCGGATCGAGGCCGTGCTCGCCTGCCGCGACGCCCTGGACCGGAACGTCGCCCCGCTGCTGGCCGTCGAGGCGATGACCATGGCGCTGCGAGACTGA
- a CDS encoding alpha/beta hydrolase codes for MDSRRLLRTSATALAAAGLILSGCTGGNDAAAGPSSERKPAASSASPVSEAALRGYYTQKLAWSDCGVPGFECATLRAPLDYAKPDEAEIALAVSRVRATGPGKRLGSLLVNPGGPGGSAVGYLQGYAGIGYPAPIRARYDMVAVDPRGVARSEPVECLTGPQMDAFTQVDQTPDDDGETAALTASLKGFATGCAQRSAKILPHVSTVEAARDMDLLRAVLGDRKLTYVGASYGTFLGATYAELFPSRVGRLVLDGAMDPSLPAEDLNRDQTAGFETAFRSFAADCVEKAGCPLGTKSVAEATDNLRDFFRRVDARPLPTGESRALTESLATTGVIAAMYDEGAWPTLREALTRAIGGQGAGLLALADSYYEREADGTYANLMAANAAVNCLDLPSAFTGPAEVEKAVSSFEKASPVFGESLAWASLNCAYWPSPATGRPHRITAKGAAPIVVVGTTRDPATPYKWARSLASQLSSGTLLTYEGDGHTAYGRGSDCIDTAINTYLLEGTAPEEGKRCS; via the coding sequence ATGGACTCCAGGCGCTTGCTCCGCACGTCCGCCACCGCCCTCGCGGCGGCCGGGCTGATCCTCTCCGGCTGCACGGGCGGGAACGACGCCGCCGCCGGGCCGTCGTCCGAGCGGAAACCGGCCGCCTCCTCCGCGTCCCCGGTGTCCGAAGCCGCCCTGCGGGGCTACTACACGCAGAAGCTCGCCTGGAGCGACTGCGGTGTCCCCGGATTCGAGTGCGCGACGCTCCGCGCGCCGCTCGACTACGCGAAGCCGGACGAGGCGGAGATCGCACTGGCGGTGTCCCGGGTCCGGGCCACCGGCCCCGGCAAGCGGCTCGGCTCGCTCCTGGTCAACCCCGGCGGCCCCGGCGGCTCCGCCGTCGGCTACCTCCAGGGCTACGCCGGCATCGGCTACCCGGCCCCGATCCGCGCCCGGTACGACATGGTCGCCGTCGATCCGCGCGGAGTGGCGCGCAGCGAGCCCGTCGAGTGCCTGACCGGCCCCCAGATGGACGCGTTCACCCAGGTCGACCAGACCCCCGACGACGACGGCGAGACAGCGGCGCTGACCGCCTCCCTCAAAGGCTTCGCGACCGGCTGCGCCCAGCGTTCGGCGAAGATCCTGCCCCACGTCTCCACCGTCGAGGCGGCACGGGACATGGACCTCCTGCGGGCCGTCCTCGGCGACCGGAAACTGACCTACGTCGGCGCGTCCTACGGCACCTTCCTCGGGGCCACCTACGCCGAACTCTTCCCCTCCCGCGTCGGACGGCTCGTCCTCGACGGGGCGATGGACCCCTCCCTGCCGGCGGAGGACCTCAACCGCGACCAGACGGCCGGCTTCGAGACCGCCTTCCGGTCCTTCGCCGCGGACTGCGTCGAGAAGGCCGGCTGCCCGCTCGGCACCAAGTCGGTCGCCGAGGCCACCGACAACCTCCGGGACTTCTTCCGCCGGGTCGACGCCCGGCCCCTGCCCACCGGCGAGAGCCGGGCACTCACGGAATCCCTGGCCACCACCGGCGTGATCGCCGCGATGTACGACGAGGGAGCCTGGCCGACGCTGCGCGAGGCCCTGACCCGGGCGATCGGCGGCCAGGGCGCGGGCCTGCTCGCCCTGGCCGACAGCTACTACGAGCGCGAAGCCGACGGCACGTACGCGAACCTGATGGCCGCCAACGCCGCCGTGAACTGCCTGGACCTTCCCTCCGCCTTCACCGGGCCCGCAGAGGTGGAGAAGGCCGTGTCCTCCTTCGAGAAGGCGTCCCCGGTCTTCGGCGAGAGTCTCGCCTGGGCATCCCTGAACTGCGCCTACTGGCCCAGCCCCGCGACCGGCCGCCCCCACCGCATCACCGCCAAGGGCGCGGCCCCGATCGTCGTGGTCGGCACCACCCGCGACCCGGCCACCCCCTACAAGTGGGCCCGGTCCCTGGCCTCCCAGCTCTCCTCCGGCACCCTGCTGACCTACGAGGGCGACGGTCACACCGCGTACGGCCGCGGGAGCGACTGCATCGACACCGCGATCAACACCTACCTCCTCGAAGGGACCGCCCCGGAGGAGGGAAAGCGCTGCTCGTGA
- a CDS encoding nucleotidyl transferase AbiEii/AbiGii toxin family protein, translated as MDYPQQLTSESFQILGYPLATVIAEKLTTAISLGDLNTRDRDYADLYRLLTLNDLDGRELAAALTATATHRGITLKPLSTAITDLAEQRQSSYAAWRRRQGTAATGHPERFTDVVQQVIAFSDPCITGEAATQTWAAATRTWS; from the coding sequence ATCGACTACCCGCAGCAGCTCACCTCGGAGAGCTTCCAGATCCTCGGCTACCCCCTCGCCACTGTCATCGCCGAGAAGCTCACCACCGCCATCTCGCTCGGCGACCTCAACACCCGTGACCGCGACTACGCCGACCTCTACCGCCTGCTCACCCTCAACGACCTCGACGGCCGGGAACTCGCCGCCGCGCTGACCGCCACGGCCACCCACCGAGGCATCACTCTCAAGCCACTCAGCACAGCGATCACCGACCTCGCCGAGCAGCGCCAGAGCTCCTATGCCGCGTGGCGCCGCCGCCAAGGCACTGCCGCAACCGGCCACCCCGAACGCTTCACCGACGTCGTGCAGCAGGTCATCGCCTTCTCGGATCCCTGCATCACGGGCGAAGCCGCCACACAGACGTGGGCCGCAGCCACCCGGACATGGTCCTGA
- a CDS encoding nucleotidyl transferase AbiEii/AbiGii toxin family protein — MPNPTRGTTAGRVYNDLRNLARRTNRSTDEIMVEYVLERFLYRLAISPLGREHFVLKGGLLLAQFGARRTTRDIDILGRSFPGEETEIVRRIAAIAATETDDGVAFDPATLKTVPIREEDEYHGLRLSMAASIARARLKLQLDVSFGDPVTPRPADHRLPAAAHLGELPDPRLPPRHCHRREAHHRHLARRPQHP; from the coding sequence ATGCCGAACCCCACCCGCGGCACCACCGCCGGCCGCGTCTACAACGACCTGCGCAACCTGGCCCGCCGCACCAACCGCTCCACCGACGAGATCATGGTCGAGTACGTACTCGAACGGTTCCTCTACCGCCTCGCCATCTCACCCCTCGGCCGCGAACACTTCGTACTCAAGGGCGGCTTGCTGCTCGCCCAGTTCGGGGCTCGCCGCACGACCCGCGACATCGACATCCTCGGCCGTTCCTTCCCCGGCGAGGAAACCGAGATCGTTCGCAGGATCGCGGCCATCGCCGCAACCGAGACCGACGACGGCGTCGCCTTCGACCCGGCGACACTGAAGACCGTACCGATCCGCGAAGAGGACGAGTACCACGGCCTGCGCCTGTCGATGGCCGCCTCCATCGCACGGGCCCGTCTCAAGCTCCAGCTCGACGTCAGCTTCGGCGACCCCGTCACCCCCCGGCCCGCAGACCATCGACTACCCGCAGCAGCTCACCTCGGAGAGCTTCCAGATCCTCGGCTACCCCCTCGCCACTGTCATCGCCGAGAAGCTCACCACCGCCATCTCGCTCGGCGACCTCAACACCCGTGA
- a CDS encoding type IV toxin-antitoxin system AbiEi family antitoxin domain-containing protein, whose product MTAAKDPSRSQRLTHLPPTFTTAQAHQARLSSRDLATLVGEGAVNDLSRGVYRKADAPETAHADLLAVCIRAPHAVICGESALALHELIDDIPTTVHIAVPRGTRRPTISYPPTTVAQYTAQTFALGIEPFEAAPGETIPVYNAARSVVDAMRHRHRIGETLALSALGRYLRRDGRRAARELQDIARELDALSTIRPAVEAVLA is encoded by the coding sequence ATGACGGCCGCGAAAGACCCCAGCCGCTCACAGCGGCTGACTCACCTGCCCCCCACTTTCACCACAGCGCAAGCACACCAGGCGCGGCTCTCCTCTCGCGATCTCGCCACCCTGGTCGGAGAGGGGGCCGTCAACGACCTCTCCCGTGGCGTCTACCGCAAAGCAGACGCACCGGAGACCGCCCACGCCGACCTCCTGGCCGTATGCATCCGGGCGCCCCATGCCGTCATCTGCGGCGAGTCGGCTCTCGCCCTGCATGAGCTGATCGACGACATCCCCACCACCGTGCATATCGCCGTACCCCGCGGCACCCGCCGCCCCACGATCTCCTACCCGCCCACCACTGTCGCCCAGTACACCGCACAGACCTTCGCCCTCGGCATCGAGCCCTTCGAAGCAGCCCCAGGAGAAACCATCCCCGTATACAACGCCGCCCGCAGCGTCGTCGACGCCATGCGCCACCGCCACCGCATCGGCGAGACCCTGGCCCTGTCCGCACTCGGCCGCTACCTGCGGCGCGACGGACGCCGCGCCGCCCGCGAGCTCCAGGACATCGCTCGGGAACTGGACGCGCTGTCCACCATCCGCCCCGCCGTCGAGGCGGTGCTCGCCTGA